A region of Candidatus Aegiribacteria sp. DNA encodes the following proteins:
- a CDS encoding ATP-binding cassette domain-containing protein → MYQTYLRFNNVSYTYPGSIQQAVSAVSLNLGSGWAAFAGANGCGKTTVLKLATRLLMPDTGSVVSSGTTVYCPQRTDHPPPYLDEFLFDWSSESIGLRDTLKIGDDWGNRWDTLSYGERRRLQIAAAIWTRPAVLALDEPFNHLDTDGRSLLMKSMREYHGCGLLVSHDRYAMDELCTSCALFFQEGVQLYRTGYTSAMKADRERWEYLVKKRKRAEAKYFQLKRDARKKMIQARTVQAHLSGRRISFKDICKYNYDGPSQYTSRVQNAGKRSREATARAERAKDRMESIKYRKIYGTGVEMSGEGSARNFLLDLPRGKIQVGEVILSHPQMVIRSEDRIALTGGNGTGKSTLLNHLRSRLNCPDGKLIWIPQEITADECSGYLEEVKKLSREVLGQVMTIVRRLGSDPERVLSSLVPSPGEARKLLLALGLSKTPWLVIMDEPTNHMDLPSVECLEKALNDYTGAMVLVSHDREFLSNTTNIQWNISKGKLSVPIYSYPG, encoded by the coding sequence ATGTATCAAACATATCTGCGTTTCAATAATGTTTCATATACCTATCCCGGTTCAATTCAACAGGCGGTTTCCGCCGTATCCCTGAATCTCGGTTCCGGCTGGGCTGCATTCGCGGGGGCTAATGGCTGTGGTAAAACAACTGTACTTAAACTCGCTACCAGGCTCCTGATGCCGGATACAGGCTCAGTTGTTTCTTCTGGAACAACTGTTTACTGTCCGCAGAGGACGGATCATCCTCCTCCATATCTGGATGAGTTCCTCTTTGACTGGTCTTCAGAATCCATCGGATTGAGGGATACTCTTAAAATCGGAGATGATTGGGGGAACAGGTGGGATACTCTTTCCTATGGTGAACGAAGACGCCTTCAGATTGCAGCGGCAATATGGACTCGACCGGCTGTTCTGGCTCTTGATGAGCCCTTCAATCATCTTGATACGGACGGCAGATCCCTTCTGATGAAATCAATGAGGGAGTATCATGGCTGTGGTTTGCTGGTAAGTCATGACAGATATGCCATGGATGAACTGTGTACGTCCTGCGCTCTGTTCTTTCAGGAAGGCGTACAGCTTTATAGGACAGGTTACACATCGGCCATGAAAGCCGACCGCGAAAGGTGGGAATACCTTGTAAAGAAGAGAAAAAGAGCAGAAGCAAAGTACTTCCAATTGAAACGGGACGCCAGGAAAAAAATGATACAGGCCAGGACAGTACAGGCCCACCTCTCCGGAAGACGGATCTCCTTCAAGGATATCTGCAAGTACAATTACGATGGTCCATCCCAATATACCAGTAGAGTACAGAACGCCGGGAAGAGAAGCAGAGAAGCGACAGCACGAGCGGAGAGAGCAAAAGATCGTATGGAATCCATCAAATACAGAAAGATATACGGCACAGGTGTTGAAATGTCGGGCGAGGGCTCTGCAAGGAACTTCCTTCTTGATCTTCCCCGTGGAAAAATCCAGGTGGGAGAAGTAATCCTTTCGCATCCGCAGATGGTAATTCGATCCGAAGACAGAATAGCGCTGACAGGCGGGAATGGAACTGGAAAAAGCACTCTCCTGAACCATCTCAGGTCAAGGCTGAACTGCCCGGACGGAAAACTTATCTGGATTCCACAGGAGATCACAGCTGATGAGTGCAGCGGTTATCTGGAAGAGGTAAAAAAGCTTTCAAGAGAAGTTCTTGGACAAGTGATGACCATTGTGAGAAGACTTGGCAGCGATCCGGAAAGGGTACTAAGCTCCCTGGTGCCAAGTCCGGGGGAAGCCAGAAAACTTCTGCTGGCGCTTGGCCTTTCAAAAACTCCCTGGCTGGTGATAATGGATGAACCCACAAACCATATGGATTTGCCATCGGTGGAATGTCTTGAAAAGGCACTTAACGATTACACTGGAGCGATGGTGCTGGTAAGTCACGACAGAGAATTCTTAAGCAATACAACGAATATTCAATGGAATATCAGTAAAGGGAAACTGTCTGTCCCAATTTATTCATATCCTGGCTAA